The following proteins come from a genomic window of Micromonospora echinofusca:
- a CDS encoding ABC transporter ATP-binding protein yields MTADAAVLTADDSVPAAPGGPGGGGADRRVGLAALLPYLRAHRGTLAVVGALSLAGAAASLAQPLLTRSVLDGLSASRPVAGLVAALVALVLVGAALGGVRDYLLQRTAEGVVLGTRRRLAGHLLRLPIAEYDRRRTGDLLSRVGSDTTLLRAVVTSGLFEVVTGAVMVLGAAGAMVLLDPVLFGVTLLGVAAGIAIAVAFAHRVRGLARAAQERIGEMTSAVERAISAARTIRAARAERREADAIGVSAAQAYAAGLRVARVQAFVGPASGVTIQGAFLLVLGVGGARVAAGAITVGDLVAFIMFLFFLVLPLGQAVHAYTQLQTGLGALQRIEEVLAVPVEGAADRPARAPATAATGGAPASVEFDRVGFGYPGGPPVLREVSFTVPAGTRTALVGPSGAGKSTLLALVERFYEVTEGALRIDGVDVRDLPRDALRARIGYVEQSAPVLAGTLRENLLISAPEATEARLRAVLDEVNLGHLAERAPEGLDVQVGEGGVLLSGGERQRLAIARALLAGPPVLLLDEPTSNLDARNEAALRRAIDAVAARRTLLIVAHRLSTVVDADQIVVLDGGRVAATGTHDELTGTSPLYRELATHQLLVS; encoded by the coding sequence GACCGCCGACGCCGCCGTCCTGACCGCCGACGACTCCGTCCCGGCCGCCCCCGGCGGTCCCGGCGGGGGCGGAGCCGACCGGCGGGTCGGCCTCGCCGCCCTCCTGCCCTACCTGCGCGCCCACCGCGGCACCCTGGCCGTGGTGGGCGCGCTGTCGCTGGCCGGCGCGGCGGCGTCGCTGGCCCAGCCGCTGCTCACCCGTTCGGTGCTCGACGGGCTCTCCGCCAGCCGGCCCGTCGCCGGGCTGGTCGCGGCGCTGGTCGCCCTCGTGCTGGTCGGTGCGGCGCTCGGCGGCGTGCGGGACTACCTGCTGCAACGCACCGCCGAGGGGGTCGTGCTCGGCACCCGGCGGCGGCTGGCGGGGCACCTGCTGCGACTGCCGATCGCCGAGTACGACCGCCGCCGCACGGGCGACCTGCTCTCCCGGGTCGGCTCGGACACCACCCTGCTGCGCGCCGTGGTCACCTCCGGCCTGTTCGAGGTGGTCACCGGCGCCGTGATGGTGCTCGGCGCGGCCGGCGCGATGGTCCTGCTCGACCCGGTGCTGTTCGGGGTGACCCTGCTCGGGGTGGCCGCCGGCATCGCCATCGCCGTCGCCTTCGCCCACCGGGTGCGCGGGCTGGCCCGGGCCGCCCAGGAACGCATCGGCGAGATGACCTCGGCGGTGGAGCGGGCCATCTCCGCCGCCCGCACGATCCGCGCGGCCCGGGCCGAGCGGCGCGAGGCCGACGCGATCGGCGTGAGCGCCGCCCAGGCGTACGCGGCGGGGCTGCGGGTGGCCCGCGTGCAGGCGTTTGTCGGCCCGGCCAGCGGCGTCACCATCCAGGGGGCGTTCCTGCTGGTCCTCGGGGTGGGCGGGGCGCGGGTGGCGGCGGGCGCCATCACCGTCGGCGACCTCGTCGCCTTCATCATGTTCCTGTTCTTCCTGGTCCTCCCGCTCGGGCAGGCGGTGCACGCCTACACCCAGTTGCAGACCGGCCTCGGCGCGCTCCAGCGGATCGAGGAGGTGCTCGCCGTGCCCGTGGAGGGGGCGGCCGACCGGCCGGCGCGCGCTCCGGCCACGGCGGCGACCGGCGGGGCCCCGGCGTCCGTCGAGTTCGACCGGGTGGGCTTCGGTTACCCCGGCGGCCCGCCGGTGCTGCGCGAGGTGAGCTTCACCGTGCCGGCCGGCACCCGCACCGCCCTGGTCGGCCCGTCGGGCGCCGGGAAGTCGACGCTGCTGGCGCTGGTCGAGCGCTTCTACGAGGTCACCGAGGGCGCGCTACGCATCGACGGGGTCGACGTGCGGGACCTGCCCCGCGACGCGCTGCGCGCCCGGATCGGCTACGTCGAGCAGTCCGCGCCGGTGCTGGCCGGCACGCTGCGGGAGAACCTCCTGATCAGCGCGCCGGAGGCCACCGAGGCCCGGCTGCGTGCGGTGCTCGACGAGGTCAACCTCGGCCACCTGGCCGAGCGCGCCCCCGAGGGGCTGGACGTGCAGGTGGGCGAGGGCGGGGTGCTGCTCTCGGGCGGCGAGCGGCAGCGGCTGGCGATCGCCCGCGCCCTGCTGGCCGGGCCGCCGGTGCTGCTGCTCGACGAGCCGACCAGCAACCTCGACGCCCGCAACGAGGCCGCGCTGCGCCGGGCCATCGACGCGGTGGCCGCCCGGCGCACCCTGCTGATCGTGGCGCACCGCCTCTCCACCGTCGTCGACGCCGACCAGATCGTGGTGCTCGACGGCGGTCGGGTGGCGGCCACCGGCACCCACGACGAGCTGACCGGGACCAGCCCGCTCTACCGTGAGCTGGCCACCCACCAGCTCCTGGTGAGCTGA